One window of Trifolium pratense cultivar HEN17-A07 linkage group LG5, ARS_RC_1.1, whole genome shotgun sequence genomic DNA carries:
- the LOC123884477 gene encoding tyrosine-sulfated glycopeptide receptor 1-like yields the protein MVNGWSCSHPVPPPKIFSLIGSSLPYSSLLHSSSSFFTPTLKFIHSNFNLTSSSMRSNPLSTSSQLPFYPSSNNYMFFSKLMFLFITKTLFLSLFFVHVFSTCNQLDKDSLLSFSSKILTFSPHPSLNWSSSSDCCNWEGIICDQNNHHVKQILLHNRGLNGFIEFSFITSLQSLSHVNLSHNKLHGNLQNQFFSLVNHVLVLDLSYNHFYGGLPSSNGSGNGNGNNSVIQELDLSSNSFNGTLPVSLIQILAAKGNLISFNVSNNTFTGHIPISSFCINNSAIRFLDFSSNDFAGVIDTGLGACSKLERFRAGFNFLTGNIPVDIYDAVSLTEISLPLNRINGTIDDGIVNLANLTVLELYSNNLTGSIPKEIGKLSKLERLLLHVNNLTGSIPSSLMNCHNLVVLNLRVNDLEGNLSAFNFSGLGRLVTLDLGNNRFSGVLPSSLYDCKSLAALRLASNNLVGQVSSEILGLESLSFLSISTNMLKNITGALRILTGLKKLSTLMLSKNFYNETLPNDENLIGPDGFQKIQVLGLGGCNFTGQIPSWLRKLKKLEAVDLSYNLLSGSIPPWLGTLSELFYIDLSVNLLTGPFPIELTKLPALASQQANDKVQRTYLELPVFANANNVSLLQYNQLSSLPPAIYLGTNHLNGSIPVEVGQLKVLHTLDLNLNNFSGNIPDQFSNLKNLETLDLSGNQLSGGIPASLNNLHFLSFFSVANNNLQGQIPTGGQFNTFSNSSFEGNPQLCGSVIQRPCSSQRNATSTSASGKSSKKIIVTLIIVVSFGIATMVTLLTLWILSKRRVNPRGDSDKIELESISPYSNSGVHPEVDREASLVVLFPNKNNDTKDLCILEIIKATENFSQANIVGCGGFGLVYKATFQNGTKLAIKKLSGDLGLMEREFKAEVEALSTAQHENLVALQGYCVHDGYRLLIYNYMENGSLDYWLHEKPDGSSQLDWPTRLKIAQGASCGLAYLHMTCEPHIVHRDIKSSNILLNEKFEAHVADFGLSRLILPYETHVTTELVGTLGYIPPEYGQAWVATLRGDVYSFGVVLLELLTGRRPMDVCKPKISRELVSWVQQMKIEGKQEQVFDSNLRGKGFEGEMLYVLDVACMCVNMNPFKRPRIREVVEWLKNVGSENQLRNND from the coding sequence ATGGTCAATGGATGGTCATGCTCTCACCCCGTGCCTCCCCCAAAAATCTTTTCCCTCATTGGTTCATCTCTTCCTTATTCTTCCcttcttcattcttcttcttccttcttcacTCCAACCctcaaattcattcattcaaacttcAACTTAACTTCTTCTAGCATGAGATCAAACCCTCTATCAACTTCAtcacaattacccttttacccttctTCCAACAATTACATGTTTTTCTCCAAACTTATGTTCCTTTTCATAACAAAAACCTTATTTTTATCCTTATTTTTTGTTCATGTCTTTTCTACTTGTAACCAACTAGACAAAGATTCTCTCTTGTCTTTCTCTTCAAAAATCTTAACTTTTTCACCTCACCCATCTCTTAATTGGTCTTCTTCATCTGATTGTTGTAATTGGGAAGGTATAATCTGTGATCAAAATAATCACCATGTTAAACAAATTTTGTTACATAATAGAGGTCTTAATGGTTTCATTGAGTTTTCTTTTATTACTTCACTTCAATCACTTTCTCATGTTAATCTTTCACATAATAAACTTCATGGTAATCttcaaaatcagtttttttcACTTGTTAATCATGTATTAGTACTTGATTTGAGTTATAATCATTTCTATGGTGGATTACCTAGTAGTAATGGTAGtggaaatggaaatggaaataaCAGTGTTATTCAGGAATTAGATTTGTCTAGTAATTCATTCAATGGAACATTACCAGTTTCTTTGATTCAGATTCTTGCTGCAAAAGGGAATTTGATTTCTTTCAATGTTAGTAACAACACTTTCACAGGTCATATTCCAATTTCAAGCTTTTGTATTAATAATTCTGCTATAAGATTCTTGGATTTTTCATCCAATGATTTTGCTGGTGTTATTGATACTGGTTTAGGAGCATGTTCTAAGCTTGAGAGATTTAGAGCAGGTTTCAATTTTCTAACAGGGAATATACCGGTTGATATTTATGATGCTGTTTCACTAACAGAAATATCATTGCCACTTAATAGAATTAATGGAACAATTGATGATGGAATTGTTAACCTTGCAAATCTCACAGTTTTGGAGCTTTATTCGAATAATTTAACAGGTTCTATTCCTAAGGAAATTGGTAAACTTTCCAAATTGGAAAGGTTACTTCTTCATGTCAACAATTTGACAGGTTCAATTCCATCATCTTTGATGAATTGTCACAATCTTGTTGTGTTGAATTTAAGGGTCAATGATTTGGAAGGAAATCTTTCGGCGTTCAATTTCTCAGGACTTGGTAGACTTGTTACGCTTGATCTTGGTAACAATAGGTTTAGCGGTGTTTTACCGTCGAGCCTTTATGATTGTAAGTCACTTGCTGCATTAAGGCTTGCATCTAATAATCTTGTGGGACAGGTTTCATCTGAGATACTTGGACTTGAGTCTCTTTCGTTCTTATCGATTTCTACAAACATGTTGAAGAATATCACTGGTGCTCTAAGAATACTCACTGGCCTCAAGAAGCTTAGTACCCTTATGCTCTCCAAGAATTTTTACAATGAAACGTTACCGAATGATGAGAACTTGATAGGCCCTGATGGATTCCAAAAGATCCAAGTTTTAGGGTTAGGGGGTTGTAATTTCACAGGTCAAATACCAAGTTGGCTTAGAAAGCTGAAGAAGCTTGAGGCCGTGGACCTGTCCTATAATCTTTTAAGTGGTTCGATTCCTCCTTGGTTAGGTACACTTTCTGAACTTTTCTACATAGACCTGTCTGTTAACCTACTTACAGGCCCGTTTCCGATAGAACTTACGAAACTCCCGGCACTAGCATCACAACAAGCAAATGATAAAGTACAAAGGACTTACTTGGAGTTACCTGTCTTTGCTAATGCTAACAATGTTTCTTTGTTGCAATACAATCAACTTTCAAGCCTTCCACCGGCAATTTATCTCGGAACCAATCACCTTAATGGCAGCATCCCGGTTGAGGTTGGCCAATTGAAAGTTCTTCATACGCTGGACCTGAACTTAAACAACTTCTCTGGCAATATACCGGATCAATTTTCAAACTTGAAGAACTTAGAGACGCTAGACCTCTCGGGAAATCAACTATCAGGCGGAATTCCTGCTTCGCTCAATAATTTACATTTCTTGTCATTTTTCAGTGTAGCAAACAATAATCTTCAAGGTCAGATACCAACAGGTGGTCAGTTTAATACTTTTTCCAACTCCAGCTTTGAAGGAAATCCGCAATTGTGCGGTTCGGTTATTCAGCGCCCTTGTTCTTCTCAAAGAAATGCTACTAGTACTTCAGCTAGTGGCAAATCCAGCAAAAAAATAATAGTCACACTTATTATTGTTGTCAGTTTCGGCATAGCTACTATGGTAACATTGTTGACACTGTGGATACTCTCCAAGAGGAGGGTCAATCCAAGAGGAGATTCTGATAAGATTGAACTCGAATCAATTTCTCCGTACTCAAACAGCGGCGTTCATCCTGAGGTTGACAGAGAGGCTAGCCTAGTGGTATTGTTCCCCAACAAAAACAATGATACCAAGGATCTTTGCATATTAGAGATCATAAAAGCAACTGAAAATTTCAGCCAGGCAAATATAGTAGGATGTGGCGGTTTCGGTTTGGTTTATAAAGCAACCTTTCAAAATGGAACTAAGCTAGCCATCAAGAAACTTTCAGGAGATTTAGGCCTTATGGAAAGGGAATTTAAAGCTGAAGTTGAGGCTTTGTCAACAGCACAACATGAGAATCTGGTAGCATTGCAAGGCTACTGCGTGCATGATGGTTATCGACTACTCATATATAATTACATGGAGAATGGAAGTCTCGATTACTGGTTGCATGAAAAGCCCGACGGTTCGTCTCAACTCGATTGGCCGACTCGTTTGAAGATTGCACAAGGAGCAAGTTGTGGTTTGGCCTATTTGCACATGACATGTGAACCGCACATTGTACACCGTGACATAAAATCAAGTAATATACTGCTTAACGAGAAGTTTGAGGCACATGTTGCTGATTTTGGGTTGTCGCGATTGATTCTTCCGTATGAAACCCATGTTACAACTGAACTTGTAGGTACATTAGGTTACATTCCTCCAGAGTATGGACAAGCATGGGTGGCTACTCTAAGAGGTGACGTGTACAGCTTTGGAGTTGTTTTGCTTGAGCTTCTCACTGGAAGAAGACCTATGGATGTATGCAAACCGAAAATTTCAAGGGAATTGGTTAGCTGGGTTCAACAGATGAAAATTGAAGGAAAACAAGAACAAGTATTTGACTCGAATCTACGAGGGAAAGGATTTGAAGGAGAGATGCTATACGTACTTGATGTGGCATGCATGTGTGTAAACATGAATCCTTTCAAGAGACCACGCATCAGAGAAGTTGTTGAATGGTTAAAAAATGTTGGATCAGAAAACCAGCTCAGAAATAACGATTAA